A genomic segment from Armatimonadota bacterium encodes:
- a CDS encoding tagatose 3-epimerase, whose translation MLFCICNELFQGWELRRVMEHCKGLGYRAVEIAPFTLADSVQKITAAERASIRRMAQKVGIQIAGLHWLLVKPEGLHLTTDDAEVRRRTAEYLTALAHFCADLGGKVLVLGSPKQRSVQPGSTHEQAWERALETLRPAVKVAEERGVTWCIEPLSPAETNFLNRAEDAIRFAQSLDSPAARIILDVKAMSSEGKPLPQIIRESAGWFAHFHANDPNLKGPGMGDVDFVPILRTLREVGYNGYVSVEVFDYSDGAEHIAEVSLRNLKRALAEVQSGLA comes from the coding sequence ATGCTTTTCTGCATCTGCAACGAACTCTTTCAGGGCTGGGAACTGCGTCGGGTGATGGAACACTGCAAGGGGCTGGGCTATCGCGCGGTGGAAATCGCGCCGTTCACGCTGGCGGACAGCGTGCAAAAGATAACCGCCGCAGAGCGCGCCTCGATTCGTCGCATGGCGCAGAAGGTGGGCATCCAGATTGCGGGCTTGCACTGGCTGCTGGTAAAACCGGAAGGGCTACACCTGACCACCGACGACGCGGAGGTGCGTCGTCGTACTGCTGAGTACCTCACTGCGCTAGCTCACTTCTGCGCCGACCTCGGCGGCAAGGTGCTGGTGCTGGGGTCGCCCAAACAGCGCAGCGTACAGCCCGGCTCCACCCATGAACAGGCGTGGGAGCGCGCTCTGGAAACCCTGCGCCCCGCCGTAAAAGTTGCTGAAGAGCGCGGCGTCACCTGGTGCATCGAACCCCTCTCCCCCGCCGAGACCAACTTTCTGAACCGTGCGGAGGACGCCATCCGCTTCGCGCAGTCGCTGGATAGCCCTGCCGCCCGTATCATTCTGGACGTGAAGGCGATGAGCAGCGAGGGCAAACCCCTCCCGCAAATTATCCGCGAGAGCGCAGGCTGGTTCGCACACTTCCACGCCAACGACCCCAACCTGAAGGGACCGGGCATGGGCGACGTGGACTTCGTGCCCATCTTGCGCACGCTACGGGAGGTAGGCTACAACGGCTACGTCTCGGTGGAGGTGTTCGACTACTCCGACGGCGCAGAGCATATCGCAGAGGTGAGCTTGCGGAACCTGAAACGGGCACTGGCTGAAGTTCAAAGTGGACTCGCCTGA
- a CDS encoding LemA family protein, producing MWLLLIAFVVFIWAIATYNRLLTYRHRVENARAQVDVQLKRRYDLIPRLIETVRGYAQHEERIFERITELRTQALQSLSPPQQEALEADVRQGIRSLVALAEAYPELKANENFLSLQEELSDTEDKIRYARQFYNDTVMRYNLSIQRFPNLLIAPLMGFRPQPLFTLDGAVQEREVPR from the coding sequence ATGTGGTTGCTTCTCATCGCATTCGTGGTATTCATCTGGGCGATTGCCACGTATAACCGTTTGCTCACCTACCGCCACCGGGTGGAGAACGCCCGAGCGCAGGTGGATGTGCAGCTGAAGAGGCGATACGACCTGATACCCCGCCTGATAGAGACGGTGCGCGGTTACGCCCAGCACGAAGAGCGCATCTTCGAGCGCATCACTGAACTGCGCACACAGGCTCTCCAGTCACTATCGCCTCCGCAGCAGGAAGCGTTAGAGGCGGATGTGCGTCAAGGCATCCGCAGCCTTGTTGCTCTGGCGGAAGCCTATCCCGAGCTGAAGGCAAACGAAAACTTCCTGAGCCTGCAGGAGGAGCTGAGCGACACCGAAGACAAGATCCGCTATGCGCGGCAGTTCTACAATGATACGGTGATGCGCTATAACCTGTCCATCCAGCGGTTTCCCAACCTGCTGATAGCGCCCCTGATGGGTTTCCGCCCGCAACCGTTGTTTACGCTGGACGGGGCGGTGCAGGAGAGGGAAGTGCCGAGGTAG